The following proteins come from a genomic window of Macaca fascicularis isolate 582-1 chromosome 8, T2T-MFA8v1.1:
- the TOP1MT gene encoding DNA topoisomerase I, mitochondrial isoform X5, protein MKSHPRKKAKWEEEKREDRVKWRQLEHKGPYFAPPYEPLPDGVCFFYDGKPMRLSVKAEEVATFYGRMLDHEYTTKEVFRKNFFNDWRKEMTVEEREVIKSLDKCDFTEIHRYFVDKAAARKVLTREEKQKLKEEAENLQQEFGYCILDGHREKIGNFKTEPPGLFRGRGDHPKMGMLKRRVMPEDVVINCSRDSKIPKPPAGHQWKEVRSDNTVMWLAAWTESIQNSIKYVMLNPCSKLKGEKAWQKFETARRLRGFVDEIRSQYQADWKSQEMKTRQRAVALYFIDKLALRAGNEKEDGEAADTVGCCSLRVEHVQLHPEADGCQHVVEFDFLGKDSIRYYNRVPVEKPVYKNLQLFMKNKDPQDDIFDRLTTTSLNKHLHELMDGLTAKVFRTYNASVTLQEQLRALTRAEDSIAAKILSYNRANRAVAILCNHQRATSSTFEKSMQNLQTKIQVKKEQVAEARAELRKARAEHKAQGDGKSRSLFSCQCPGEEEAAPGEAAGAAGVAECAGHGQGGEQAGGSQHIQAQLPGPQDQHCLML, encoded by the exons gtgggaggaggagaagcGCGAAGACAGGGTGAAGTGGAGACAGCTGGAGCACAAGGGCCCGTACTTCGCACCCCCATACGAGCCCCTTCCTGATGGAGTGTGTTTCTTCTATGACG GAAAGCCCATGAGATTGAGCGTGAAAGCGGAAGAGGTTGCCACTTTTTATGGGAGGATGTTGGATCATGAATACACAACAAAGGAGGTTTTCCGGAAGAACTTCTTTAATGACTGGCGAAAG GAAATGACAGTGGAAGAGAGAGAAGTCATCAAGAGCCTGGACAAGTGTGACTTCACAGAGATCCACAGATACTTTGTGGACAAGGCCGCAGCCCGGAAAGTGCTGACCAGGGAGGAGAAGCAG AAGCTAAAAGAAGAGGCCGAAAACCTTCAGCAAGAGTTCGGCTACTGTATTTTAGATGGTCACCGAGAAAAAATAGGCAATTTCAAGACTGAGCCGCCCGGCTTGTTCCGTGGCCGTGGCGACCATCCCAAGATGGGGATGTTGAAGAGGAGGGTCATGCCGGAGGATGTGGTCATCAACTGCAGCAG GGACTCGAAGATCCCTAAGCCACCGGCGGGGCACCAGTGGAAGGAAGTGCGCTCCGATAACACTGTCATGTGGCTGGCAGCGTGGACCGAGAGCATTCAGAACTCCATCAAGTACGTCATGCTGAACCCTTGCTCGAAGCTGAAG ggGGAGAAAGCTTGGCAGAAGTTTGAAACAGCTCGACGCCTGCGGGGATTTGTGGACGAGATCCGCTCCCAGTACCAGGCTGATTGGAAGTCTCAGGAAATGAAGACGAGACAGCGGGCGGTGGCCCTGTATTTCATCGATAAG CTGGCGCTGAGAGCGGGAAATGAGAAGGAGGACGGTGAGGCGGCCGACACGGTGGGCTGCTGTTCTCTCCGTGTGGAGCACGTCCAGCTGCACCCGGAGGCCGACGGCTGCCAGCACGTGGTGGAATTTGACTTCCTGGGGAAGGACTCCATCCGCTACTACAACAGAGTCCCGGTGGAGAAGCCT gTGTACAAGAACTTACAGCTCTTTATGAAGAACAAGGACCCCCAGGACGACATCTTCGACAGGCTCACC ACGACCAGCCTGAACAAACACCTCCACGAGCTGATGGACGGGCTGACGGCCAAGGTGTTCCGGACCTACAACGCCTCCGTCACTCTGCAGGAGCAGCTGCGGGCCCTGACACGTG CCGAGGACAGCATAGCAGCCAAGATCTTATCCTACAACCGAGCCAACCGAGCCGTGGCCATTCTCTGCAACCATCAGCGAGCGACCTCCAGCACGTTTGAGAAATCGATGCAGAATCTCCAGACCAAG ATCCAGGTGAAGAAGGAGCAGGTGGCTGAGGCCAGGGCAGAGCTGAGGAAGGCCAGGGCCGAGCACAAAGCCCAAGGGGATGGCAAGTCCAGGAG CCTCTTCTCTTGCCAGTGTCCTGGAGAAGAAGAGGCGGCTCCTGGAGAAGCTGCAGGAGCAGCTGGCGTGGCTGAGTGTGCAGGCCACGGACAAGGAGGAGAACAAGCAGGTGGCTCTCAGCACATCCAAGCTCAACTACCTGGACCCCAGGATCAGCATTGCCTG ATGCTTTAG
- the TOP1MT gene encoding DNA topoisomerase I, mitochondrial isoform X6, which produces MKSHPRKKAKWEEEKREDRVKWRQLEHKGPYFAPPYEPLPDGVCFFYDGKPMRLSVKAEEVATFYGRMLDHEYTTKEVFRKNFFNDWRKEMTVEEREVIKSLDKCDFTEIHRYFVDKAAARKVLTREEKQKLKEEAENLQQEFGYCILDGHREKIGNFKTEPPGLFRGRGDHPKMGMLKRRVMPEDVVINCSRDSKIPKPPAGHQWKEVRSDNTVMWLAAWTESIQNSIKYVMLNPCSKLKGEKAWQKFETARRLRGFVDEIRSQYQADWKSQEMKTRQRAVALYFIDKLALRAGNEKEDGEAADTVGCCSLRVEHVQLHPEADGCQHVVEFDFLGKDSIRYYNRVPVEKPVYKNLQLFMKNKDPQDDIFDRLTTTSLNKHLHELMDGLTAKVFRTYNASVTLQEQLRALTRAEDSIAAKILSYNRANRAVAILCNHQRATSSTFEKSMQNLQTKIQVKKEQVAEARAELRKARAEHKAQGDGKSRSVLEKKRRLLEKLQEQLAWLSVQATDKEENKQVALSTSKLNYLDPRISIA; this is translated from the exons gtgggaggaggagaagcGCGAAGACAGGGTGAAGTGGAGACAGCTGGAGCACAAGGGCCCGTACTTCGCACCCCCATACGAGCCCCTTCCTGATGGAGTGTGTTTCTTCTATGACG GAAAGCCCATGAGATTGAGCGTGAAAGCGGAAGAGGTTGCCACTTTTTATGGGAGGATGTTGGATCATGAATACACAACAAAGGAGGTTTTCCGGAAGAACTTCTTTAATGACTGGCGAAAG GAAATGACAGTGGAAGAGAGAGAAGTCATCAAGAGCCTGGACAAGTGTGACTTCACAGAGATCCACAGATACTTTGTGGACAAGGCCGCAGCCCGGAAAGTGCTGACCAGGGAGGAGAAGCAG AAGCTAAAAGAAGAGGCCGAAAACCTTCAGCAAGAGTTCGGCTACTGTATTTTAGATGGTCACCGAGAAAAAATAGGCAATTTCAAGACTGAGCCGCCCGGCTTGTTCCGTGGCCGTGGCGACCATCCCAAGATGGGGATGTTGAAGAGGAGGGTCATGCCGGAGGATGTGGTCATCAACTGCAGCAG GGACTCGAAGATCCCTAAGCCACCGGCGGGGCACCAGTGGAAGGAAGTGCGCTCCGATAACACTGTCATGTGGCTGGCAGCGTGGACCGAGAGCATTCAGAACTCCATCAAGTACGTCATGCTGAACCCTTGCTCGAAGCTGAAG ggGGAGAAAGCTTGGCAGAAGTTTGAAACAGCTCGACGCCTGCGGGGATTTGTGGACGAGATCCGCTCCCAGTACCAGGCTGATTGGAAGTCTCAGGAAATGAAGACGAGACAGCGGGCGGTGGCCCTGTATTTCATCGATAAG CTGGCGCTGAGAGCGGGAAATGAGAAGGAGGACGGTGAGGCGGCCGACACGGTGGGCTGCTGTTCTCTCCGTGTGGAGCACGTCCAGCTGCACCCGGAGGCCGACGGCTGCCAGCACGTGGTGGAATTTGACTTCCTGGGGAAGGACTCCATCCGCTACTACAACAGAGTCCCGGTGGAGAAGCCT gTGTACAAGAACTTACAGCTCTTTATGAAGAACAAGGACCCCCAGGACGACATCTTCGACAGGCTCACC ACGACCAGCCTGAACAAACACCTCCACGAGCTGATGGACGGGCTGACGGCCAAGGTGTTCCGGACCTACAACGCCTCCGTCACTCTGCAGGAGCAGCTGCGGGCCCTGACACGTG CCGAGGACAGCATAGCAGCCAAGATCTTATCCTACAACCGAGCCAACCGAGCCGTGGCCATTCTCTGCAACCATCAGCGAGCGACCTCCAGCACGTTTGAGAAATCGATGCAGAATCTCCAGACCAAG ATCCAGGTGAAGAAGGAGCAGGTGGCTGAGGCCAGGGCAGAGCTGAGGAAGGCCAGGGCCGAGCACAAAGCCCAAGGGGATGGCAAGTCCAGGAG TGTCCTGGAGAAGAAGAGGCGGCTCCTGGAGAAGCTGCAGGAGCAGCTGGCGTGGCTGAGTGTGCAGGCCACGGACAAGGAGGAGAACAAGCAGGTGGCTCTCAGCACATCCAAGCTCAACTACCTGGACCCCAGGATCAGCATTGCCTG A
- the TOP1MT gene encoding DNA topoisomerase I, mitochondrial isoform X8: protein MRLSVKAEEVATFYGRMLDHEYTTKEVFRKNFFNDWRKEMTVEEREVIKSLDKCDFTEIHRYFVDKAAARKVLTREEKQKLKEEAENLQQEFGYCILDGHREKIGNFKTEPPGLFRGRGDHPKMGMLKRRVMPEDVVINCSRDSKIPKPPAGHQWKEVRSDNTVMWLAAWTESIQNSIKYVMLNPCSKLKGEKAWQKFETARRLRGFVDEIRSQYQADWKSQEMKTRQRAVALYFIDKLALRAGNEKEDGEAADTVGCCSLRVEHVQLHPEADGCQHVVEFDFLGKDSIRYYNRVPVEKPVYKNLQLFMKNKDPQDDIFDRLTTTSLNKHLHELMDGLTAKVFRTYNASVTLQEQLRALTRAEDSIAAKILSYNRANRAVAILCNHQRATSSTFEKSMQNLQTKIQVKKEQVAEARAELRKARAEHKAQGDGKSRSVLEKKRRLLEKLQEQLAWLSVQATDKEENKQVALSTSKLNYLDPRISIAWCKRFRVPVEKIYSKTQRERFAWALAMAGEDFEF from the exons ATGAGATTGAGCGTGAAAGCGGAAGAGGTTGCCACTTTTTATGGGAGGATGTTGGATCATGAATACACAACAAAGGAGGTTTTCCGGAAGAACTTCTTTAATGACTGGCGAAAG GAAATGACAGTGGAAGAGAGAGAAGTCATCAAGAGCCTGGACAAGTGTGACTTCACAGAGATCCACAGATACTTTGTGGACAAGGCCGCAGCCCGGAAAGTGCTGACCAGGGAGGAGAAGCAG AAGCTAAAAGAAGAGGCCGAAAACCTTCAGCAAGAGTTCGGCTACTGTATTTTAGATGGTCACCGAGAAAAAATAGGCAATTTCAAGACTGAGCCGCCCGGCTTGTTCCGTGGCCGTGGCGACCATCCCAAGATGGGGATGTTGAAGAGGAGGGTCATGCCGGAGGATGTGGTCATCAACTGCAGCAG GGACTCGAAGATCCCTAAGCCACCGGCGGGGCACCAGTGGAAGGAAGTGCGCTCCGATAACACTGTCATGTGGCTGGCAGCGTGGACCGAGAGCATTCAGAACTCCATCAAGTACGTCATGCTGAACCCTTGCTCGAAGCTGAAG ggGGAGAAAGCTTGGCAGAAGTTTGAAACAGCTCGACGCCTGCGGGGATTTGTGGACGAGATCCGCTCCCAGTACCAGGCTGATTGGAAGTCTCAGGAAATGAAGACGAGACAGCGGGCGGTGGCCCTGTATTTCATCGATAAG CTGGCGCTGAGAGCGGGAAATGAGAAGGAGGACGGTGAGGCGGCCGACACGGTGGGCTGCTGTTCTCTCCGTGTGGAGCACGTCCAGCTGCACCCGGAGGCCGACGGCTGCCAGCACGTGGTGGAATTTGACTTCCTGGGGAAGGACTCCATCCGCTACTACAACAGAGTCCCGGTGGAGAAGCCT gTGTACAAGAACTTACAGCTCTTTATGAAGAACAAGGACCCCCAGGACGACATCTTCGACAGGCTCACC ACGACCAGCCTGAACAAACACCTCCACGAGCTGATGGACGGGCTGACGGCCAAGGTGTTCCGGACCTACAACGCCTCCGTCACTCTGCAGGAGCAGCTGCGGGCCCTGACACGTG CCGAGGACAGCATAGCAGCCAAGATCTTATCCTACAACCGAGCCAACCGAGCCGTGGCCATTCTCTGCAACCATCAGCGAGCGACCTCCAGCACGTTTGAGAAATCGATGCAGAATCTCCAGACCAAG ATCCAGGTGAAGAAGGAGCAGGTGGCTGAGGCCAGGGCAGAGCTGAGGAAGGCCAGGGCCGAGCACAAAGCCCAAGGGGATGGCAAGTCCAGGAG TGTCCTGGAGAAGAAGAGGCGGCTCCTGGAGAAGCTGCAGGAGCAGCTGGCGTGGCTGAGTGTGCAGGCCACGGACAAGGAGGAGAACAAGCAGGTGGCTCTCAGCACATCCAAGCTCAACTACCTGGACCCCAGGATCAGCATTGCCTG GTGCAAGCGATTCAGGGTGCCAGTGGAGAAGATCTACAGCAAAACACAGCGGGAGAGGTTCGCCTGGGCTCTCGCCATGGCAGGAGAAGACTTTGAATTCTAA
- the TOP1MT gene encoding DNA topoisomerase I, mitochondrial isoform X4, with amino-acid sequence MKSHPRKKAKWEEEKREDRVKWRQLEHKGPYFAPPYEPLPDGVCFFYDGKPMRLSVKAEEVATFYGRMLDHEYTTKEVFRKNFFNDWRKEMTVEEREVIKSLDKCDFTEIHRYFVDKAAARKVLTREEKQKLKEEAENLQQEFGYCILDGHREKIGNFKTEPPGLFRGRGDHPKMGMLKRRVMPEDVVINCSRDSKIPKPPAGHQWKEVRSDNTVMWLAAWTESIQNSIKYVMLNPCSKLKGEKAWQKFETARRLRGFVDEIRSQYQADWKSQEMKTRQRAVALYFIDKLALRAGNEKEDGEAADTVGCCSLRVEHVQLHPEADGCQHVVEFDFLGKDSIRYYNRVPVEKPVYKNLQLFMKNKDPQDDIFDRLTTTSLNKHLHELMDGLTAKVFRTYNASVTLQEQLRALTRAEDSIAAKILSYNRANRAVAILCNHQRATSSTFEKSMQNLQTKIQVKKEQVAEARAELRKARAEHKAQGDGKSRSVLEKKRRLLEKLQEQLAWLSVQATDKEENKQVALSTSKLNYLDPRISIAWCKRFRVPVEKIYSKTQRERFAWALAMAGEDFEF; translated from the exons gtgggaggaggagaagcGCGAAGACAGGGTGAAGTGGAGACAGCTGGAGCACAAGGGCCCGTACTTCGCACCCCCATACGAGCCCCTTCCTGATGGAGTGTGTTTCTTCTATGACG GAAAGCCCATGAGATTGAGCGTGAAAGCGGAAGAGGTTGCCACTTTTTATGGGAGGATGTTGGATCATGAATACACAACAAAGGAGGTTTTCCGGAAGAACTTCTTTAATGACTGGCGAAAG GAAATGACAGTGGAAGAGAGAGAAGTCATCAAGAGCCTGGACAAGTGTGACTTCACAGAGATCCACAGATACTTTGTGGACAAGGCCGCAGCCCGGAAAGTGCTGACCAGGGAGGAGAAGCAG AAGCTAAAAGAAGAGGCCGAAAACCTTCAGCAAGAGTTCGGCTACTGTATTTTAGATGGTCACCGAGAAAAAATAGGCAATTTCAAGACTGAGCCGCCCGGCTTGTTCCGTGGCCGTGGCGACCATCCCAAGATGGGGATGTTGAAGAGGAGGGTCATGCCGGAGGATGTGGTCATCAACTGCAGCAG GGACTCGAAGATCCCTAAGCCACCGGCGGGGCACCAGTGGAAGGAAGTGCGCTCCGATAACACTGTCATGTGGCTGGCAGCGTGGACCGAGAGCATTCAGAACTCCATCAAGTACGTCATGCTGAACCCTTGCTCGAAGCTGAAG ggGGAGAAAGCTTGGCAGAAGTTTGAAACAGCTCGACGCCTGCGGGGATTTGTGGACGAGATCCGCTCCCAGTACCAGGCTGATTGGAAGTCTCAGGAAATGAAGACGAGACAGCGGGCGGTGGCCCTGTATTTCATCGATAAG CTGGCGCTGAGAGCGGGAAATGAGAAGGAGGACGGTGAGGCGGCCGACACGGTGGGCTGCTGTTCTCTCCGTGTGGAGCACGTCCAGCTGCACCCGGAGGCCGACGGCTGCCAGCACGTGGTGGAATTTGACTTCCTGGGGAAGGACTCCATCCGCTACTACAACAGAGTCCCGGTGGAGAAGCCT gTGTACAAGAACTTACAGCTCTTTATGAAGAACAAGGACCCCCAGGACGACATCTTCGACAGGCTCACC ACGACCAGCCTGAACAAACACCTCCACGAGCTGATGGACGGGCTGACGGCCAAGGTGTTCCGGACCTACAACGCCTCCGTCACTCTGCAGGAGCAGCTGCGGGCCCTGACACGTG CCGAGGACAGCATAGCAGCCAAGATCTTATCCTACAACCGAGCCAACCGAGCCGTGGCCATTCTCTGCAACCATCAGCGAGCGACCTCCAGCACGTTTGAGAAATCGATGCAGAATCTCCAGACCAAG ATCCAGGTGAAGAAGGAGCAGGTGGCTGAGGCCAGGGCAGAGCTGAGGAAGGCCAGGGCCGAGCACAAAGCCCAAGGGGATGGCAAGTCCAGGAG TGTCCTGGAGAAGAAGAGGCGGCTCCTGGAGAAGCTGCAGGAGCAGCTGGCGTGGCTGAGTGTGCAGGCCACGGACAAGGAGGAGAACAAGCAGGTGGCTCTCAGCACATCCAAGCTCAACTACCTGGACCCCAGGATCAGCATTGCCTG GTGCAAGCGATTCAGGGTGCCAGTGGAGAAGATCTACAGCAAAACACAGCGGGAGAGGTTCGCCTGGGCTCTCGCCATGGCAGGAGAAGACTTTGAATTCTAA
- the TOP1MT gene encoding DNA topoisomerase I, mitochondrial isoform X2 — MRVVRLLRLRAALTLLREVPRRPASRGVPGSRRTQKGSGTRWEEEKREDRVKWRQLEHKGPYFAPPYEPLPDGVCFFYDGKPMRLSVKAEEVATFYGRMLDHEYTTKEVFRKNFFNDWRKEMTVEEREVIKSLDKCDFTEIHRYFVDKAAARKVLTREEKQKLKEEAENLQQEFGYCILDGHREKIGNFKTEPPGLFRGRGDHPKMGMLKRRVMPEDVVINCSRDSKIPKPPAGHQWKEVRSDNTVMWLAAWTESIQNSIKYVMLNPCSKLKGEKAWQKFETARRLRGFVDEIRSQYQADWKSQEMKTRQRAVALYFIDKLALRAGNEKEDGEAADTVGCCSLRVEHVQLHPEADGCQHVVEFDFLGKDSIRYYNRVPVEKPVYKNLQLFMKNKDPQDDIFDRLTTTSLNKHLHELMDGLTAKVFRTYNASVTLQEQLRALTRAEDSIAAKILSYNRANRAVAILCNHQRATSSTFEKSMQNLQTKIQVKKEQVAEARAELRKARAEHKAQGDGKSRSVLEKKRRLLEKLQEQLAWLSVQATDKEENKQVALSTSKLNYLDPRISIAWCKRFRVPVEKIYSKTQRERFAWALAMAGEDFEF, encoded by the exons gtgggaggaggagaagcGCGAAGACAGGGTGAAGTGGAGACAGCTGGAGCACAAGGGCCCGTACTTCGCACCCCCATACGAGCCCCTTCCTGATGGAGTGTGTTTCTTCTATGACG GAAAGCCCATGAGATTGAGCGTGAAAGCGGAAGAGGTTGCCACTTTTTATGGGAGGATGTTGGATCATGAATACACAACAAAGGAGGTTTTCCGGAAGAACTTCTTTAATGACTGGCGAAAG GAAATGACAGTGGAAGAGAGAGAAGTCATCAAGAGCCTGGACAAGTGTGACTTCACAGAGATCCACAGATACTTTGTGGACAAGGCCGCAGCCCGGAAAGTGCTGACCAGGGAGGAGAAGCAG AAGCTAAAAGAAGAGGCCGAAAACCTTCAGCAAGAGTTCGGCTACTGTATTTTAGATGGTCACCGAGAAAAAATAGGCAATTTCAAGACTGAGCCGCCCGGCTTGTTCCGTGGCCGTGGCGACCATCCCAAGATGGGGATGTTGAAGAGGAGGGTCATGCCGGAGGATGTGGTCATCAACTGCAGCAG GGACTCGAAGATCCCTAAGCCACCGGCGGGGCACCAGTGGAAGGAAGTGCGCTCCGATAACACTGTCATGTGGCTGGCAGCGTGGACCGAGAGCATTCAGAACTCCATCAAGTACGTCATGCTGAACCCTTGCTCGAAGCTGAAG ggGGAGAAAGCTTGGCAGAAGTTTGAAACAGCTCGACGCCTGCGGGGATTTGTGGACGAGATCCGCTCCCAGTACCAGGCTGATTGGAAGTCTCAGGAAATGAAGACGAGACAGCGGGCGGTGGCCCTGTATTTCATCGATAAG CTGGCGCTGAGAGCGGGAAATGAGAAGGAGGACGGTGAGGCGGCCGACACGGTGGGCTGCTGTTCTCTCCGTGTGGAGCACGTCCAGCTGCACCCGGAGGCCGACGGCTGCCAGCACGTGGTGGAATTTGACTTCCTGGGGAAGGACTCCATCCGCTACTACAACAGAGTCCCGGTGGAGAAGCCT gTGTACAAGAACTTACAGCTCTTTATGAAGAACAAGGACCCCCAGGACGACATCTTCGACAGGCTCACC ACGACCAGCCTGAACAAACACCTCCACGAGCTGATGGACGGGCTGACGGCCAAGGTGTTCCGGACCTACAACGCCTCCGTCACTCTGCAGGAGCAGCTGCGGGCCCTGACACGTG CCGAGGACAGCATAGCAGCCAAGATCTTATCCTACAACCGAGCCAACCGAGCCGTGGCCATTCTCTGCAACCATCAGCGAGCGACCTCCAGCACGTTTGAGAAATCGATGCAGAATCTCCAGACCAAG ATCCAGGTGAAGAAGGAGCAGGTGGCTGAGGCCAGGGCAGAGCTGAGGAAGGCCAGGGCCGAGCACAAAGCCCAAGGGGATGGCAAGTCCAGGAG TGTCCTGGAGAAGAAGAGGCGGCTCCTGGAGAAGCTGCAGGAGCAGCTGGCGTGGCTGAGTGTGCAGGCCACGGACAAGGAGGAGAACAAGCAGGTGGCTCTCAGCACATCCAAGCTCAACTACCTGGACCCCAGGATCAGCATTGCCTG GTGCAAGCGATTCAGGGTGCCAGTGGAGAAGATCTACAGCAAAACACAGCGGGAGAGGTTCGCCTGGGCTCTCGCCATGGCAGGAGAAGACTTTGAATTCTAA
- the TOP1MT gene encoding DNA topoisomerase I, mitochondrial isoform X7, with translation MRLSVKAEEVATFYGRMLDHEYTTKEVFRKNFFNDWRKEMTVEEREVIKSLDKCDFTEIHRYFVDKAAARKVLTREEKQKLKEEAENLQQEFGYCILDGHREKIGNFKTEPPGLFRGRGDHPKMGMLKRRVMPEDVVINCSRDSKIPKPPAGHQWKEVRSDNTVMWLAAWTESIQNSIKYVMLNPCSKLKGEKAWQKFETARRLRGFVDEIRSQYQADWKSQEMKTRQRAVALYFIDKLALRAGNEKEDGEAADTVGCCSLRVEHVQLHPEADGCQHVVEFDFLGKDSIRYYNRVPVEKPVYKNLQLFMKNKDPQDDIFDRLTTTSLNKHLHELMDGLTAKVFRTYNASVTLQEQLRALTRAEDSIAAKILSYNRANRAVAILCNHQRATSSTFEKSMQNLQTKIQVKKEQVAEARAELRKARAEHKAQGDGKSRSLFSCQCPGEEEAAPGEAAGAAGVAECAGHGQGGEQAGGSQHIQAQLPGPQDQHCLVQAIQGASGEDLQQNTAGEVRLGSRHGRRRL, from the exons ATGAGATTGAGCGTGAAAGCGGAAGAGGTTGCCACTTTTTATGGGAGGATGTTGGATCATGAATACACAACAAAGGAGGTTTTCCGGAAGAACTTCTTTAATGACTGGCGAAAG GAAATGACAGTGGAAGAGAGAGAAGTCATCAAGAGCCTGGACAAGTGTGACTTCACAGAGATCCACAGATACTTTGTGGACAAGGCCGCAGCCCGGAAAGTGCTGACCAGGGAGGAGAAGCAG AAGCTAAAAGAAGAGGCCGAAAACCTTCAGCAAGAGTTCGGCTACTGTATTTTAGATGGTCACCGAGAAAAAATAGGCAATTTCAAGACTGAGCCGCCCGGCTTGTTCCGTGGCCGTGGCGACCATCCCAAGATGGGGATGTTGAAGAGGAGGGTCATGCCGGAGGATGTGGTCATCAACTGCAGCAG GGACTCGAAGATCCCTAAGCCACCGGCGGGGCACCAGTGGAAGGAAGTGCGCTCCGATAACACTGTCATGTGGCTGGCAGCGTGGACCGAGAGCATTCAGAACTCCATCAAGTACGTCATGCTGAACCCTTGCTCGAAGCTGAAG ggGGAGAAAGCTTGGCAGAAGTTTGAAACAGCTCGACGCCTGCGGGGATTTGTGGACGAGATCCGCTCCCAGTACCAGGCTGATTGGAAGTCTCAGGAAATGAAGACGAGACAGCGGGCGGTGGCCCTGTATTTCATCGATAAG CTGGCGCTGAGAGCGGGAAATGAGAAGGAGGACGGTGAGGCGGCCGACACGGTGGGCTGCTGTTCTCTCCGTGTGGAGCACGTCCAGCTGCACCCGGAGGCCGACGGCTGCCAGCACGTGGTGGAATTTGACTTCCTGGGGAAGGACTCCATCCGCTACTACAACAGAGTCCCGGTGGAGAAGCCT gTGTACAAGAACTTACAGCTCTTTATGAAGAACAAGGACCCCCAGGACGACATCTTCGACAGGCTCACC ACGACCAGCCTGAACAAACACCTCCACGAGCTGATGGACGGGCTGACGGCCAAGGTGTTCCGGACCTACAACGCCTCCGTCACTCTGCAGGAGCAGCTGCGGGCCCTGACACGTG CCGAGGACAGCATAGCAGCCAAGATCTTATCCTACAACCGAGCCAACCGAGCCGTGGCCATTCTCTGCAACCATCAGCGAGCGACCTCCAGCACGTTTGAGAAATCGATGCAGAATCTCCAGACCAAG ATCCAGGTGAAGAAGGAGCAGGTGGCTGAGGCCAGGGCAGAGCTGAGGAAGGCCAGGGCCGAGCACAAAGCCCAAGGGGATGGCAAGTCCAGGAG CCTCTTCTCTTGCCAGTGTCCTGGAGAAGAAGAGGCGGCTCCTGGAGAAGCTGCAGGAGCAGCTGGCGTGGCTGAGTGTGCAGGCCACGGACAAGGAGGAGAACAAGCAGGTGGCTCTCAGCACATCCAAGCTCAACTACCTGGACCCCAGGATCAGCATTGCCTG GTGCAAGCGATTCAGGGTGCCAGTGGAGAAGATCTACAGCAAAACACAGCGGGAGAGGTTCGCCTGGGCTCTCGCCATGGCAGGAGAAGACTTTGA